Genomic segment of Gigantopelta aegis isolate Gae_Host chromosome 10, Gae_host_genome, whole genome shotgun sequence:
cgTGCGTATAAAAGATATGTTACTGCTTTTTCCCTTAGGCGTAGCATAATTTATTATGGTAGCGGCAGGTTTCCATTCTCGACcaagtatcaaaataaccatattttaCAAACCAAATAGCTTTAAAGTGTGCCGAGGTGTCGTTcagcaaatattcctttcctttcctaatacatgtatatattttaaatacttccgaaattatttggagataaaatccagttttgacTACTACAGGCATTAAGACGATCATAAAAGCGAGACAACGTAATTACTATTCAGTTAGCGTCATAATAGcgttatattatataatggcTACAGAGCAATGCATCATTAAGTAACCTGAATGTATCTGATGTGAACGAGACGCAGTCTTAACATTTAACTGCACAAAAGCAATTCATGCAAAGTTAACGTAACCTAGAATAGATCATATTTCGTTCTGtgtcaattatatatatatgtacggtTTAAACTCTGGGATATGCCAGTTGCAAGGCGGATACAGGGAAGGCAGTCGTGCGTGCAAGAATTTtagcagtgtgtgtgtgggggggggggggggggagcgcgtcgacacacacacacacacacacatatatatatatttattgaactAAGCCATAAGTAATTGtaaactgtctgatcactattatttttttgtgtgtgtgtattgtttgtagaacgtataccatttaatatcatccacaaattaaaataaataaaataagtttttaaaatctataaatgaagaaatattgaaagaaaaaaaaaaagaaaccgggaaccccccacccccacccccccaaaaaaaaaattaaattaaaaaaaattacattgatATCTGCATATATTTGTTCATTGCATTTATTTTTGACACTTTAAAAATGGCTATTATTAATCGATCGATTTTATTAATTAGCATTTTGCGGACATGCTTTTATTAAATTACAGTTACATTGTATACCTACAGAGTGTTGCTAGtttgctttgtgccatattataaggttccaattgtatcggtgaaaattacaagtatcttggtctgggtttgtttattttggtatcattaaaaGCGCCGTCTGTCCAAAATCCATTAAAATCAGCgatttttatcagaaatgttcatattttaagctattttaagaaaacacaaacaaagcTTTATCTTGATGGAAtactttcaactgggtgtttgctcgtgtcaggtcatagggtttaacgtgcacattcagagcaagctgctgtagcacacgcctgtcatgggcgcaggtgtcgacttccTCCGTCCTCCGGCCCGTTCCACggagcgatcttagccctaagatcatcgTATGTGCATAACAACATTATGcccttaaggtgatcttagcactatgatcgcttcgtggaacgggccccaggacagaaaaggggttgggggtgggggtggatgggtgggggtGTGTTTGTGTTAGGGGACCACCTGGGATTGggaagtgcaagagagcacaagcaagcccgaccagggtcggtagcgggcggagGTGtttgtggtgctattgaattttgagaatgtcccgtaggattgaGTCCAAAAATGAAATAGTTTGTGCAATTTCATTTCgtttctcaaggcaaataatagttctactactagagtagtagacaatggggGATCAGTTCTATTGTCAACGctgacacatatacacagatacaTGATCATaaatacatacgtacgtacgtacgtacacacatacgtacgtacgtacacacacacacacacacacacatatatatatatatatatatatgaatatgaatatgcaTTTAACGGTTATTTTCACAGGCTTGCACAATTATTTAACCAACTAAAAGGTATgtaaggaaacccgctgcttcCACATTCGATAGTTATTGCATGTACCTTTCCCCATACATGATACACACACTGCCACAACCACAAACCCCCTCCACATCTTAGCTGAATAGTacgaaaatattttagaaaatgaaagattttgtttttattgcagtGGTTATATTAAAAATGAAGAGCACGCAGTTTTATACACTGTCCATTGTATAATGAgtttagatacattttatttagcaacgcttaattaataatacttttaatgaattatcatgtgataaaattatatgtttattttccaacaaagatataataaaacattgtgcCAAAACCTGTGCCAAGATTTTAGAAAAACGAAGTCTATTTAACTAAAATTGTAGTATTTTATTGCTTACtggttatttttaatgttgTCTTAGTTGAATCTCGTCTCTCATAACTCTGTGTTGAGTGGCTTTTAAAAcagtatgtattacatgtattattttttttttttaaaggtgagACGTTAATAACATATTGACTGAACAGAATCTGTATACATTCTACTTGTAGAGCCTGTTGAAAGAAACAGTCATTGAACTGTATGGTTATGAGAGACAATTGGACAAAGAATTGAAGAAAAATTGcaacaatcataaaacaaaaccaacggAATCGTCATGTGATCAGTTGAGGCGGATGCTGACGAATGTGAAAACGCTAGCTGACGAACTAAAAACACAGGTATTTCGTACagattttatatacaatgtacatgttttgttttggttataaTGGTCATATTTAGACCCGGTACTAACTATGTTACGacagtattattatatgtatatgtctaacAAAGATTCAAACAGGTGCCAGTTCAGCATCTTTGTTAAAAagtttttaatcattaaatgtgtgtacaaatattaataggcCCCTACCAGATATTATGTGTTGACGTGTTCTtcctttataaattattatattatattaaataactgTTGGTTATTTCCCTTGCTATAGGTCTACAGTTACTTCAATGCATCTTTCAATAAAAACCCCAAGAGATCGGGCATGGAAAAAACCCTGTGTACAAAGCGCCTACAGAAACCCAACCGACGCATTATTCTGTTGTACGGATTGTACGCACATCTCCACGAAACGTACAGCGCCTTACAGTTCTCCTTGGAGTTATCGAAACCTCATCCGTGACCGTCACTGATGTAAACAAGAACCAAAAAGCGAAGCCTGTGATAATTTCAGCCCTGCTTTTCTTTGACCAGGACTAATAGTGAAGATAAGCAGTCGTGGTCTATATCCTGTGGCTAAAGAGGTACGAAATGAAACAGGGAGTCTGAAGGTTGAAGACTATGGATCTGAGCATTTTTCAGGGCAAAGACTGATTTTTACCGTAACCAATTTCAGAGTGATTCCCTTCCAACCCCGTCCCTAGCAAGGTGGCATCCCATACATGGTAATTAGAACCAATTTGAAGCCACACGGGTATAGGAAATGAGTAAAATTAAGCTGTGTTATGAGCTGTACACCGGTGATAATGGTACAGATCAACTGAGCAAAGCCGTGTACGCTGTACATGCCGTATTGGTGTAACTCGGACAGAATGTGGAGTGGAAAGAAGGGATGTGATGTATGTCATTCTGGTACAGGAATATCGAAACAACTCTCAAACAATTTGTGCATGAACTTTCAAAAACGTTTGTTTGCGTTTCATTAGCTAGAACAGCGTTGTAAATTGGCATATACTAGGGTATTTAACTGAATTCATTGAAGCTAtacatagcaccaccaccactcccacccgcctgctaccgatttgatcgggctgctggtgctcccttgcacctgccagtgcaggcggtccctcctcccaccTTTCCTGGCATggacgacaggcgtgcgctacaacagcttgttctgaatgtgcacgtaaaaccctatgacctgacctgacctgacagcTATACATAATGCACAGTACAGCTTAGCATACGCGTTACTTAGCAGTGTCCAGTCGCGGTTTTGTTATATTCGTACATATGGAGCACTGAGTAGAGTAACGTGTTCCTGTATTTATAGTATGTGAACAAATGAAAGACAGACGGTCAAGCATGCTGGTATCAGACCAGTGGTGAAGCAATACTCGTTTTCTgagaaaatgaaataataaccTGTCTCTATACTATTACAAGTACATTTTGTCTTAACCTACATGTgggtttgtattattatttcacagGGCGAAACACATTCAAGGtcctgatattttgtaaataaccaGTGCTAACAAGattgaattaaagggacattcttgagtttgttgcattgtaaaatgtttcaaactaataaaatatttctacgattaaacttgcatattaaatatatatttttgtttagagtatcagtgtctgtatattcaatgtgtttctggtcgtcttaatatttgtaagaagcccaagctAGATTGTGTCTTcaaaatttcgtacgtacgacaaaaacaatattttaggaaataagatgaaatttaacctagtacaaatattagaacgatcagaaacacgtttaatatacaaccactaatattttatgtagaaaaacatatttgatatgtaattacaatcgttaaaaggtatCTGTTAGTCGAGAATATCTTaaacactgcagcaaactcaggaatgtctctttaataatacatgtagtatataaaATCAAATCGTTTTTAGCGCATTTCTACTGTTGAAGATGCAGACGATGTGTATAAAACACgtgaaaacattaaatgttttgaagAAAGCACAAATCATGATTTTACTGTTTCGTCAGTGacataaatgtgtttattatgtttgtgtCGATAATGTctgtgttttgttaatattttgtaaataaaattatatttagacATTTTTAACCGTGTGCAGTTACTGTTTGTTGTTCTCTACCATCGTATCCTCCTGGCTCAAATTCTTTTAATGGACCTCTTCCTCAACAAAATTTGACGTCATtttacaggcgcgtgtgcagcaAGGGTGGGGTCTAGTCTAGCGAAGTTTATGGGgcaaggggtgggtgggtgggtggtcgAGACATGGTCCCCCGGTTAATGTATTGAAAACAAGAGAAAATTTGTTGACAGAGGGTTCGACCCCCGAACCTCTCCGCCTGCACACGCTCCTGCCTTGTTCACCGACGCTGTAGAACGTTTTtgtgttggtgttttttgtagtttttttgcgTGCTATTAAAGTGACGGTCTTCCTACATATTGAGTTAACCCCATATATATCGTGATCACGACCAATTAGGCGTaaagtaacccagtggtaaagcgctcacttgatgcgcggacggtttgggatcgatccccgtcggtgggtccattgggctagttctcgttgtagccagtccaccacgactggtatatcaaaggctatggcatgtgctatcctgtctgttggatgaggcatataaaagatcccttgctactaatggaaaaaaagttgagtttcctctctaagactgtcagaataaccaaatgtttgacatccaatagccgatgattaataatcaatatgctctagtggtgtcgttaaacaaaacaaacttttaactttaacgaCTAGCCAAAGTACCTAATTGTGATTTATGGCTGCACATACCGCCAAAACATCTTTTGGAAGCAATATTGTACAGATATATGATATTGAATACTATAATGGTAGACTGGTAATCGTCATATATACTTATGTTACGACTTTTAGTACACACttttcaaattttatattgttttggtgtatattaCTAATGAGTAGATTAACGGATATTATTGTCAATTttactttgggggggggggggggggattcctTTGCTAGGGGCAGTCACACGAGCGttcgggtcctggttggagttcATGGGTGTTTCGTTAGTACCACTCCAATGAACGAGTCATACCCTGTGTTGTCTACAGCTGGGAGGTATACCGTATTAGTCCAGGAAGGAcatgaaggaaatggtttatttaacgatgcactcaacacattttatttacggttatatggttaaggatcacacagatattgagggaggaaacccactgtcgccacttcatgggatacttttttcgattagcagcaagggatcttttacatgcaccatcccagacaggatagcacataccatggcctttgatgtaccagtcgtggtgcaatggctagagcgagaaatagcccaatgggcccaccgacggggatcgatcccaaaccgaccgcgcatcaagcgagcgctttaccactgggctacgtcgcgccCCGTATTAGTCTAGGAGTCAGGTCGATTTATCTATGTCGgagagtcaggaaggtttgaacTGATGCTTATGTAAATTTTTGTTCGATCTGCTGCTACCCAAAAACAAGTCCACGGGATAGACATCAAATTCAGGCCCGTAAACAAGCAAAATCAAACAAGGTAAACACTTACCTCTGTTGATATACATATCCACTCAACACTTGGAGAAAACATTACAACAGAACAGCAAAGCAGTCACTGTCGTCATTACGTAGTGTTAAATCCATgcagatattttacatttaggcatacacacatgtaaaataaatacgATTATAAATGCCAAACAGCGATTCTGTACGCACATTTctaaagttaaaatatatattgaacagggccccgttccacgaaacgatcttagccctaagattaccttaagcgcatagctaccctatgcacttagttgatcttaggactaagatcgcttcgtgaaacggggCCCAGAAGAAggtacgtagtatcgctttggCATCAGTAAGCACAGTAAAACGTCAAAGcgttgttgacgtcacgtcattGGAATGATCAATGTTTTTATGGCAACGTTTCCGGGAATTTTCGTGACACCATTGAAAtaccgttcgagagctagacggacatttggacggttaccATCGCTCTCTGCACGTTTAGCTATCATAACCgcccaaatgtccgtctagctctcgaacagcTGACTATTCGGGCAACAGTGAAATGCGCCcgccaccccctcccccataagCGCACGGGCCCCCATTTTTTGTAGGAGGGCAGGCtgacttttgcccgaattaaacgaaaatgcccgaatctggataacaacatttattcatattagcattactaccaaacacacacacacacacacacacacacataacgaatcactacacatttttacatgaattacaattaattttgagggtagaatgatggaaatacatggtaaaaggtctcaggttagcacattttgcccgaatatctctgtAATTTTTTGTGGACAACCCAGTTAGCTGATGTGTGTGGCCAGGATAGCGTGCATGGACATAAATGGAATGAATTCATTTAATTTGGAAGGGTACTTAGTGAGTCGTTCAGTATGCAGTATTCCGCATGGataccataagcgtacgagacagggggcacgggggggggggggggggtattctcCCGTAGTGCTAgaacaaaacctcaaattcgggcaaaaactatATAGCAATTCGGGTTAATTGTGCTAACCTgggacctttttaccatgtatttccatcattctaccctcaaaattggttgtaatccatgtaaaaatgcattcgtttgcaaccctattgTAGTTGTTTGGTAGAAATGCTGTTAAGAGTAAATTCACATTCcggcattttcttttaattcggacaaaaaccaGGTTGCCTCCTCCCCCTGCACCCTCCCAATCACAAGAATGATTCCGAGCCTATACGCTTTTGATGGATACGCATTGCACagaatcatttcatttcaacttattttcaagcttatatccaattaaggttcaagcacactgtcctgggcacacacacctcagctatttgagctctgtccaggacagtgggttagttgttaattgcaGGGCCGCCGGAACGATTGTGAATTGGGGCGGCGGACTAGCGATGTTGAAGGCCACAGTGTCACAAATTTGCTAGGGGGGTCCGgaggcatgcccccccccccccttaaaaagTTTGAAATGTAGATAGCCTACTGGAAAACCGATTTTAATGGCTTTTGGACATTATCAATAATATTTGATTGTGATAAAATGTGTTactatttcatattttaaaaaatgcaaattaTATAGTAAAACATTAAGGAGCGTTTAGTTACATTTTTAATACTTgtaatagacaataacacccacaaatctaaaaactccatatggatCTCCTAAATGACTATTTAGCATATATCATGGCAGGCGTATCGGATAGggatattaattatgtatatctatatacaaatctaatattaatatataatgacAAAACTGATTTGGACCCGGACGTTTTGCAAGACAAATACAATTTTCTAAAGTGGTAAAATTCTTTGCCACTTTGGACGGCGATCTCAACTGGTCAAATTATTGGAGCGGCGGCTCTCGCCCCAGTTCCGGCGGCCAtgtaattgttagttgttagtgagagagaagagggtgtactggccttacacctacccattgagcctttaagaactcgctctgggtttgaGCCGgtataccgggctgcgaatcctgtacctaccagcatgtagtccgatggcttaaccactgcgccaccgaagcGTCAAACTAACTAAGGGGAAGCTACTCTAATTTATAAGTAGAatagtgtttgtttttgctgtGTTGCAATCagtaaacgttttgttttcatgcaTGTTTATTGTCTTGCATGATGCCACGAACAGTGGTAGTCTGGACGTTGAAACACGCTTGTTTAGTAAATATAGCACGGAACATGGATAAAATGTGGTGCAACGCGTTTGAACGAGATTTTagcaatgcaccacgactgctctATGTTTTAGGTCC
This window contains:
- the LOC121384654 gene encoding uncharacterized protein LOC121384654 isoform X2; this encodes MSLVEWLAALALTTLCSGRPAAHDSGTTHYYTFWRAVNSRLMPRATSLQNSVRSLILDYCSLDVAKRMYDDIKFPTFPSLKTLQKENRISERPFLKSLLKETVIELYGYERQLDKELKKNCNNHKTKPTESSCDQLRRMLTNVKTLADELKTQVYSYFNASFNKNPKRSGMEKTLCTKRLQKPNRRIILLYGLYAHLHETYSALQFSLELSKPHP
- the LOC121384654 gene encoding uncharacterized protein LOC121384654 isoform X1 → MIQLCLLEAVMSLVEWLAALALTTLCSGRPAAHDSGTTHYYTFWRAVNSRLMPRATSLQNSVRSLILDYCSLDVAKRMYDDIKFPTFPSLKTLQKENRISERPFLKSLLKETVIELYGYERQLDKELKKNCNNHKTKPTESSCDQLRRMLTNVKTLADELKTQVYSYFNASFNKNPKRSGMEKTLCTKRLQKPNRRIILLYGLYAHLHETYSALQFSLELSKPHP